One Nocardia sp. BMG111209 DNA segment encodes these proteins:
- a CDS encoding aminotransferase class I/II-fold pyridoxal phosphate-dependent enzyme produces the protein MTEHLRAYNSLWQVRSDSWCRLEEAADRLTRPTTTGELREKQAAACRELLAELSSLEPYWAYPGSPQFARVQRLFTAGSYDKFAQAVARINRALTTESYRSGDVENAGADDLDMFPADPRQLEHQPAAQRDRPYFEVLVVEKMTEDQERVLRSEVRKWRRPDDEFVYELVVVASGDEALIAARLNVNLQAVVIRRRFSHQSTRDLSTLAEFIDADVSHDLADHQSPEERAQILAVSIGKLRPELDLYFMTEIEVEEIAGRLGHHFRRVFHAREGMLELHLSILQGVAGRYHTPFFSALKQYSHRPTGVFHALPISQGKSIVNSHWIKDMVGFYGLDVFMAETSATCGGLDSLLEPTGPLRDAQELAARTYGSRHTYFVTNGTSTANKVVTQALVAPGDIVLLDRNCHQSHHYGMMLAGANVVYLEAYPLNEYSMYGAVPLREIKSKLLALRRAGKLDRVKMMSLTNCTFDGIVYDVERVMEECLAIKPDLVFLWDEAWFAFAGFHPVYRTRTAMASARALRERLQDPGYQGRYEEYLTAEIAENPSDDELLERRLIPDPARARVRVYATQSTHKTLTSLRQGSMIHVFDQDFEQKVGESFHEAYMAHTSTSPNYQILASLDLGRRQVALEGVELVQRQIENAMQLRDAIDNHPLLAKYMSCLRTTDLIPDRFRPSAIDQPLRSGLRNMTAAWEQDEFVLDPSRITLSIGRTGYDGDTFKREQLMDRYGIQINKTSRNSVLFMTNIGTTRSSVAFLVEVLVNIVRELDSTISEMSLGEREHFAQAVHRLTTSAVPLPDFGGFHPAFLDHSGTEPTGEGDVRRAFYLSYDDTNCEYRTAEEIYERLDADVPVVSATFVTPYPPGFPVLVPGQVFSRQVLDFIRDLDTPEIHGYKPNFGYRVYTEKAVERALAAVSPAGRTTAAPVLTDAEAGEP, from the coding sequence ATGACAGAACACCTGCGCGCGTACAACAGTCTGTGGCAAGTCCGCAGCGACTCGTGGTGCCGGTTGGAGGAGGCCGCCGATCGACTGACCCGGCCGACGACCACCGGGGAACTGCGGGAGAAGCAGGCGGCCGCCTGCCGGGAACTGCTGGCCGAGCTGAGCTCGCTGGAACCCTACTGGGCCTATCCCGGCTCACCCCAATTCGCCCGGGTGCAAAGGCTTTTCACCGCGGGCAGCTACGACAAGTTCGCGCAGGCGGTGGCACGGATCAACCGCGCGCTGACCACCGAGTCGTATCGGTCCGGCGATGTGGAGAACGCCGGCGCCGACGATCTGGACATGTTCCCCGCGGATCCGCGGCAGCTGGAACATCAGCCGGCGGCGCAGCGGGATCGGCCCTACTTCGAGGTGCTCGTCGTCGAGAAGATGACCGAGGACCAGGAGCGCGTCCTGCGCAGCGAGGTGCGCAAATGGCGGCGCCCGGACGACGAGTTCGTGTACGAACTGGTGGTGGTGGCCAGCGGCGACGAGGCGCTCATCGCCGCCCGGCTCAACGTCAATCTGCAGGCGGTGGTGATCCGGCGGCGCTTCTCGCACCAGTCGACCCGGGACCTGTCGACGCTGGCGGAATTCATCGATGCCGATGTCTCGCACGACCTGGCCGATCACCAGTCCCCCGAGGAACGCGCGCAGATCCTCGCGGTCTCCATCGGGAAACTGCGGCCCGAACTGGATCTCTACTTCATGACCGAGATCGAGGTGGAGGAGATCGCGGGGCGGCTCGGCCATCATTTCCGGCGGGTGTTCCACGCTCGCGAGGGGATGCTCGAGCTGCATCTGTCGATCCTGCAAGGGGTGGCCGGCCGCTATCACACGCCGTTCTTCAGCGCGCTCAAGCAGTACAGCCACCGGCCCACCGGGGTGTTCCACGCGCTGCCGATCTCGCAGGGCAAGTCGATCGTCAACTCGCACTGGATCAAGGACATGGTGGGCTTCTACGGCCTGGACGTGTTCATGGCGGAGACCTCGGCGACGTGCGGCGGCCTGGACTCGCTGCTCGAACCGACCGGCCCGCTGCGCGACGCGCAGGAACTCGCGGCCCGGACCTACGGCTCGCGGCACACCTACTTCGTCACCAACGGCACCTCGACGGCCAACAAGGTGGTCACCCAGGCGCTGGTGGCGCCGGGCGACATCGTGCTGCTGGACCGCAACTGCCATCAGTCCCACCACTACGGGATGATGCTCGCCGGCGCGAATGTCGTTTACCTCGAGGCATATCCGCTCAACGAGTACTCGATGTACGGTGCGGTGCCGTTGCGCGAGATCAAGTCGAAACTGCTGGCGCTGCGCCGGGCCGGCAAGCTCGACCGGGTCAAGATGATGTCGCTGACGAACTGCACCTTCGACGGGATCGTCTACGACGTCGAGCGGGTGATGGAGGAATGCCTCGCCATCAAGCCGGATCTCGTATTCCTGTGGGACGAGGCGTGGTTCGCGTTCGCGGGCTTCCATCCGGTGTACCGGACCCGCACCGCGATGGCCTCGGCGCGCGCGTTGCGCGAGCGGTTGCAGGATCCCGGTTATCAGGGCCGCTACGAGGAGTACCTGACCGCCGAGATCGCCGAGAACCCCAGCGACGACGAACTTCTGGAGCGGCGGCTGATCCCGGATCCGGCGCGGGCGCGGGTACGGGTCTACGCCACCCAGTCGACGCACAAGACGCTGACCTCGCTGCGGCAGGGGTCGATGATCCACGTCTTCGATCAGGACTTCGAGCAGAAGGTCGGTGAGTCGTTCCACGAGGCGTACATGGCGCACACCTCGACCTCACCCAACTACCAGATCCTCGCGTCACTGGATCTGGGCCGGCGGCAGGTGGCGCTGGAGGGTGTCGAACTGGTGCAGCGGCAGATCGAGAACGCCATGCAGCTGCGGGACGCGATCGACAATCATCCGCTGCTCGCGAAGTACATGAGCTGCCTGCGCACGACCGATCTGATCCCGGATCGCTTCCGGCCCTCCGCGATCGATCAGCCGCTGCGGTCCGGACTGCGCAATATGACCGCGGCCTGGGAGCAGGACGAATTCGTGCTGGACCCCTCGCGGATCACCCTGTCCATCGGGCGTACCGGCTACGACGGCGATACGTTCAAGCGCGAACAGCTGATGGACCGCTACGGCATCCAGATCAACAAGACCTCGCGCAACAGCGTGCTGTTCATGACCAATATCGGCACCACGCGTAGTTCGGTGGCCTTCCTGGTGGAGGTGCTGGTCAACATCGTGCGTGAGCTGGACAGCACCATCTCCGAGATGAGTCTCGGTGAGCGTGAGCATTTCGCGCAGGCGGTGCACCGGCTGACCACGAGCGCGGTGCCGCTGCCCGACTTCGGCGGCTTCCATCCCGCCTTCCTGGACCACAGCGGCACCGAGCCCACCGGGGAGGGCGACGTCCGCCGCGCCTTCTATCTGTCCTACGACGACACCAACTGCGAATACCGTACGGCCGAGGAGATTTACGAGCGTCTCGACGCCGATGTCCCCGTCGTCTCCGCGACCTTCGTGACGCCCTATCCCCCGGGTTTCCCGGTGCTGGTTCCCGGGCAGGTGTTCAGCCGGCAGGTGCTGGACTTCATCCGCGACCTGGACACTCCCGAAATCCACGGCTACAAGCCGAATTTCGGCTATCGCGTCTATACCGAGAAGGCCGTCGAACGCGCCCTCGCGGCCGTGTCCCCGGCCGGGCGGACCACGGCCGCACCGGTGCTCACCGACGCGGAAGCCGGTGAGCCCTAG
- a CDS encoding ATP/GTP-binding protein — protein sequence MAFVDSDPAAGQQQLAASVKILIAGGFGVGKTTMVAAISEVAPLRTEEMITETSVGVDDLSGVEGKKTTTVALDFGRITIDPGLVLYLFGTPGQDRFWFLWDELARGALGAVVIADTRRLESSFAAIDFFEKRGVSFAIAVNCFEGAPIYTTDEVRDALDLDGHTPVVFCDARDRNGVKNVLMTLLEHLISRATVKALP from the coding sequence ATGGCATTCGTAGACTCTGACCCCGCGGCCGGGCAACAGCAGCTGGCCGCTTCCGTGAAGATCCTGATCGCCGGTGGATTCGGGGTCGGTAAGACCACCATGGTCGCGGCGATCAGTGAGGTGGCGCCGTTGCGCACCGAGGAGATGATCACCGAGACCTCTGTGGGGGTCGATGATCTGTCCGGTGTGGAGGGCAAGAAGACCACGACCGTGGCGCTGGACTTCGGGCGGATCACCATCGATCCGGGTCTGGTGTTGTATCTGTTCGGTACGCCGGGGCAGGATCGGTTCTGGTTCCTGTGGGACGAGCTGGCCCGGGGTGCGCTGGGTGCGGTGGTGATCGCCGATACCCGCCGGTTGGAGAGCTCGTTCGCGGCGATCGATTTCTTCGAGAAGCGGGGGGTCAGCTTCGCGATCGCGGTCAACTGTTTCGAGGGTGCGCCGATCTACACCACCGACGAGGTCCGTGACGCGCTCGATCTCGACGGGCACACCCCGGTCGTGTTCTGCGATGCGCGCGACCGCAATGGGGTGAAGAACGTCCTGATGACGTTGCTGGAACACCTCATCAGCCGCGCGACCGTGAAGGCCCTGCCCTGA
- a CDS encoding DUF742 domain-containing protein, translating to MTHYDTSWFDEDAPLLRSYAVTRGRTVGAGHELDILTLVVLVDQPPPRLRYPEPEYADILRLCRVPQSVAEVSAHLKLPLAVSKILVGDLIGDGYLNFRAPLQTDVGPNDVNLLRAVLDGIRRL from the coding sequence ATGACGCACTACGACACTTCCTGGTTCGACGAAGACGCCCCGCTCCTACGTTCCTACGCGGTGACCCGGGGCCGTACCGTCGGTGCTGGTCATGAACTCGACATCCTCACCCTGGTGGTGCTGGTCGATCAGCCACCGCCCCGATTGCGGTACCCCGAACCGGAATACGCGGACATCCTGCGGCTGTGCCGTGTCCCGCAATCCGTGGCGGAGGTGTCGGCACACCTGAAACTGCCTCTGGCAGTATCGAAGATCCTCGTCGGCGATCTGATCGGCGACGGCTACCTCAATTTCCGTGCCCCACTCCAAACCGATGTGGGCCCCAACGATGTGAACCTATTGCGAGCGGTACTCGATGGCATTCGTAGACTCTGA
- a CDS encoding roadblock/LC7 domain-containing protein: MTSSTAGDLNWLLDDLVDRLAGVRYAVVHSTDGLLLGRCTSMTREDAEHFGAMSSTLYGLARSAGTRFRGGAVRQAVIELETAVLFVTAAGANACLAIQAGDDANLGMVAYEMNITVQRLGSYLSTAPRTRGLAGQVPPRRQ; this comes from the coding sequence GTGACTTCTTCTACCGCAGGTGATTTGAACTGGCTGCTCGACGACCTCGTCGACCGTCTCGCCGGTGTCCGGTATGCCGTGGTGCATTCCACCGACGGGTTGTTGCTGGGCCGCTGCACCTCGATGACCCGGGAGGACGCCGAGCATTTCGGTGCGATGTCCTCGACGTTGTACGGTCTGGCGCGCAGTGCGGGGACGCGGTTCCGGGGTGGTGCGGTGCGGCAGGCGGTGATCGAGTTGGAGACGGCGGTGTTGTTCGTGACCGCGGCGGGTGCGAATGCGTGCCTGGCGATCCAGGCCGGTGACGACGCGAACCTGGGCATGGTCGCCTACGAGATGAACATCACCGTGCAGCGTCTGGGCAGTTATCTGTCCACCGCGCCGCGTACTCGTGGCCTGGCCGGGCAAGTACCACCTCGAAGGCAGTAA
- a CDS encoding sensor histidine kinase yields MQRVKLSGIRTRILAIAFVPSLALFGIGVGYTISLEDDAGNAEDFSRSMGSGLAFTKELMTAEEDERLQSIAHLAGQDANPQALPAARARLDKALAGLAAVGSPIQHVGGADMDAKMAATQKLINVQLPSVRAGVDAGAVQIPDVYKFYTAILDGVDKGSKIVGQSAPTINTAIYQMISLKLFQALEANSRANALTLAAVGGDMSPALLSEYGNNVGLYHSLLNQLVNDLDDTDAKLVKDLLAGPAFGQVTAMEDALLMPASAKNGAPAPLPMPIDEWRTAVNSVGEQMFAIILQQNGRANNGAADLAHDRSRAVLVSGGSAIALAIVAFTIAVLLANRIIRRLRRLRTETLALAEVQLPETMRKIDAGEQVDPATEAAHLDFGNDEIGEVAQAFNRAHTAAVSAAITEARTREGVRSVFLNIAHRSQIVVARQLELLDQAESKQEDPALLDTFFRLDHLATRERRNAENLIILGGGKPGRQWRRPVPLMELVRSAVAETLDYARVNTHRLPRVFVLGNVVADLMHLLAELVDNATAFSPPQSRVDVTGNSVGKGVVVEVSDQGMGMPADELERVNEMLRNPPDFGLATLSADSRLGLFVVAQLATRHGISVRLTDSDYGGIRAIVLIPVGLITTDAPVADHLRDRVPVRQAPAPAAVTGSYPMPSLESPSAPPAYAPEPNPVDSLAMADDPGFGFGRSVFDTGRHHAVAPEPPYQPPPPERPTYERPSYPEPADTSYLRPVTPPAPPAPRPAPPLDQPDTAYLRAVSQPEPQPRPTPTAPPSSTGGTRPQLPRRRKQASLAPELANNPPAEEYGSEPARSADQARDLMSAIENGTRQGRRARPEPYPTSANPVASNEQEGEGDFFYRR; encoded by the coding sequence GTGCAGAGAGTCAAACTATCCGGGATCCGCACTCGGATTCTCGCCATCGCCTTCGTCCCGAGTCTCGCACTGTTCGGAATCGGCGTGGGGTACACCATCTCCCTCGAGGACGATGCCGGCAACGCCGAGGACTTCTCGCGATCCATGGGGAGCGGCCTCGCGTTCACCAAGGAATTGATGACGGCCGAGGAGGACGAGCGTCTGCAGTCCATCGCGCATCTGGCCGGACAGGACGCCAATCCGCAGGCGCTGCCCGCCGCCCGCGCGCGGCTGGACAAGGCGCTGGCCGGGCTCGCCGCCGTCGGCTCGCCCATCCAGCATGTCGGCGGTGCCGATATGGACGCGAAGATGGCCGCCACCCAGAAGCTGATCAACGTGCAGCTGCCGAGCGTCCGCGCCGGCGTCGACGCGGGTGCGGTGCAGATCCCCGACGTGTACAAGTTCTACACCGCGATTCTCGACGGCGTGGACAAGGGCAGCAAGATCGTCGGCCAGAGCGCGCCGACGATCAATACCGCCATCTACCAGATGATCTCGCTGAAGCTGTTCCAGGCGCTCGAGGCCAATTCGCGGGCCAACGCGCTCACCCTGGCGGCCGTCGGCGGCGATATGTCACCGGCGCTGCTGTCCGAATACGGCAACAACGTGGGCCTGTATCACTCGCTGCTCAACCAGCTGGTGAACGATCTGGACGACACCGACGCGAAGCTGGTCAAGGATCTGCTGGCCGGCCCGGCATTCGGGCAGGTGACCGCCATGGAGGACGCGCTGCTGATGCCGGCGTCCGCCAAGAACGGTGCGCCGGCGCCACTTCCGATGCCGATCGACGAGTGGCGGACCGCCGTCAACTCGGTCGGTGAGCAGATGTTCGCGATCATCCTGCAGCAGAACGGCCGCGCCAACAACGGCGCCGCCGACCTGGCCCACGATCGGTCGCGGGCCGTGCTGGTCAGTGGTGGCAGCGCGATCGCGCTGGCGATCGTCGCGTTCACCATCGCGGTACTGCTCGCCAACCGGATCATCCGCCGGTTGCGCCGATTGCGTACCGAGACACTGGCTCTGGCGGAGGTGCAGCTGCCCGAGACGATGCGCAAGATCGATGCCGGGGAGCAGGTCGATCCCGCCACCGAGGCCGCGCACCTGGACTTCGGCAACGACGAGATCGGTGAGGTCGCACAGGCTTTCAACCGTGCGCACACCGCGGCGGTGTCGGCGGCGATCACCGAGGCGCGTACTCGTGAGGGTGTGCGGTCGGTGTTCTTGAATATCGCGCATCGCAGTCAGATCGTGGTGGCGCGGCAGTTGGAGTTGCTGGATCAGGCCGAGTCGAAGCAGGAGGATCCGGCGTTGCTGGACACCTTCTTCCGCCTCGATCACCTCGCGACCCGTGAACGCCGTAACGCCGAGAACCTGATCATCCTCGGTGGCGGTAAACCGGGCCGGCAGTGGCGGCGTCCGGTCCCTCTGATGGAACTGGTCCGCAGCGCTGTGGCCGAGACCCTCGACTATGCCCGGGTGAACACGCATCGGCTGCCGCGGGTGTTCGTGCTGGGCAATGTGGTCGCCGACCTCATGCACCTGCTGGCCGAGTTGGTGGACAACGCGACCGCGTTCTCCCCGCCTCAGTCCCGGGTCGACGTGACCGGCAACAGCGTCGGCAAGGGTGTCGTCGTCGAGGTCAGCGATCAGGGCATGGGTATGCCCGCCGACGAACTCGAACGCGTCAACGAGATGCTGCGCAACCCACCGGATTTCGGTCTCGCGACCCTGTCCGCGGATTCTCGTCTGGGGTTGTTCGTGGTGGCGCAGTTGGCCACGCGTCACGGTATCTCGGTGCGGTTGACCGATTCCGATTACGGTGGGATCCGTGCGATCGTGTTGATCCCGGTCGGCTTGATCACCACCGACGCCCCGGTGGCCGACCACCTCCGCGACCGGGTCCCGGTCCGGCAGGCCCCCGCACCCGCCGCGGTGACCGGTTCCTATCCGATGCCGTCCCTCGAATCACCGTCCGCCCCACCGGCATACGCACCCGAACCGAATCCGGTCGATTCCCTCGCGATGGCGGACGACCCCGGCTTCGGTTTCGGCCGTTCGGTTTTCGACACCGGCCGCCACCACGCCGTGGCTCCCGAACCGCCGTACCAGCCTCCGCCGCCGGAACGGCCCACGTACGAGCGCCCGTCCTATCCGGAGCCCGCCGACACCTCCTACCTCCGGCCGGTCACGCCGCCGGCCCCGCCCGCCCCCCGCCCCGCGCCGCCGCTCGATCAGCCGGATACCGCGTACCTGCGGGCGGTTTCGCAGCCCGAACCGCAACCCCGCCCGACACCCACGGCGCCGCCGAGCAGCACCGGCGGTACCCGTCCGCAACTGCCCCGCCGCCGCAAGCAGGCCAGCCTGGCACCCGAGCTGGCGAACAATCCGCCGGCCGAGGAGTACGGTTCGGAGCCGGCGCGTAGTGCCGATCAGGCGCGGGATTTGATGTCGGCGATCGAGAACGGTACCCGGCAGGGGCGTCGTGCTCGTCCCGAGCCGTATCCGACGTCCGCGAATCCCGTGGCCTCGAACGAACAGGAAGGCGAAGGTGACTTCTTCTACCGCAGGTGA
- a CDS encoding CsbD family protein, translating into MTQHKSGPREAAEGVIEDAKGKAKEAAGALTGNEGLKKEGRAQQDKARSQRTAAQKEAEAAKARGEAKVDEARQQSFQRD; encoded by the coding sequence GTGACCCAGCACAAGTCCGGACCACGGGAAGCGGCGGAGGGTGTCATCGAGGATGCGAAGGGGAAGGCGAAGGAGGCCGCCGGCGCGCTGACCGGTAACGAGGGTCTGAAGAAGGAGGGGCGCGCGCAGCAGGACAAGGCGCGATCGCAGCGCACCGCGGCGCAGAAGGAGGCCGAGGCGGCGAAGGCCCGCGGCGAGGCGAAGGTCGACGAGGCGCGGCAGCAGAGCTTCCAGCGCGACTGA
- a CDS encoding AAA domain-containing protein yields the protein MENDEYGRSVHLTVYLGLGDVGGMLWEQQIKVLQRIGNVKHPALPVFLSGGHIPGSDPNEPGPPRIGAGYVRTRSYEHVDGDEPVGDYADKIAAHLREHPVQALQNLWLIADALSILHDAHIAHRNLWPGILEHEFPREDVAALRLARFEMSSMVANLLRSHLLGATGVEQVRRLYLDQDPRSLPYTPPERLEFLFGDDDSILLSDTADDVFALGMLAAEWLLPATDFTIASARRASLIEVQREVRRTVNLSTVLPRGLARLIHAMLHPVPAERPTMHEVVREFSACYDDALAALEPRHASEPYLVVFMPTYADIQLRELLSESATTEGGKEELSTVIERDFKGAKVTYSKTGAANYLSEGQYREEATTVVFGHEFVWFCSTYFRAGFGGRKYMEQVAVVRHPVPHSKMSPRLQTLRETAPQRTLFAVESVPMDIGGAKLEQMSSGRPSWTELVDPIKGLVTEDGADSVDYLDALDLLLQYQTGCRYAREYAFVRERDGQQRGGETVLRWDRHRDTRRTDNLANPLHVKIRKDDYLRPGMADFFAEADENEDSSHIMIEIRRDIAGQPGTRPEDRVGIYRFLSFRGQDLIIVDSYNLPFIPDTGWIRLADDQAQQTVERRQADAYFELEGNRALLSQLVHPHGGFTTGDKWNDAERRLEGEGGRAVKAMLSHEQMFALQGPPGTGKTEVTSESAAALLEHDPGARLLISAQSHDALDNLAARVLRKVGALDHDDRPQPCDFVAIRAGSDLSFHSVSKTMAQFAENEVARRLIGDIEHRVAENIATGRAHTQRLQEILGEWAASVGRSDIELILRMRKAANLVFATTGAATRDRLVHHGSPEPFDWVLVEEAAKAWPTELIMPLVRGVRWSLIGDQAQIGAYGRQEVERFIDSCYNDPNPRVLAWGEKKERLLEAFDTFGQMFTAGTGSGRRATPVMELTEQRRMHSSIASVVSRTFYATRAAGALKTVRPDVDHGITTPEFLRGRALVWIDTDPTEQAMGFWHNDTEAKIVAALVRALAPRLALSDADGGASLAILTPYREQVVELRGRVSEAASRVFTIDSFQGREADIVIASLVRDRQNKAADAHKSIGHLADPARTNVLISRARTLLVLVGRLPVFESVDSPHWHEITAAVREMHADVPLENTGLAQ from the coding sequence ATGGAAAACGATGAATACGGCAGGTCCGTACATCTGACCGTCTATCTCGGCCTCGGTGACGTCGGTGGAATGCTGTGGGAACAACAGATCAAGGTACTGCAGCGGATCGGCAATGTGAAACATCCGGCACTTCCGGTATTTCTGTCCGGTGGCCACATTCCGGGATCCGACCCGAACGAGCCCGGCCCGCCTCGCATCGGCGCGGGGTATGTACGGACACGGAGTTACGAACACGTGGACGGCGACGAGCCCGTGGGTGATTACGCGGACAAGATCGCCGCGCACCTTCGCGAGCATCCCGTACAGGCCCTGCAGAATCTGTGGTTGATCGCCGACGCACTCTCGATACTGCACGACGCCCACATCGCGCATCGAAACCTGTGGCCGGGCATCCTCGAACACGAATTCCCGCGGGAGGACGTCGCCGCACTACGGCTGGCCCGATTCGAGATGAGTTCGATGGTGGCGAATCTGCTCCGCAGTCATCTGCTGGGGGCGACCGGTGTCGAGCAGGTGCGGCGATTGTATCTGGACCAGGATCCGCGGTCGTTACCGTACACACCACCGGAACGACTGGAATTCCTGTTCGGCGACGACGATTCGATATTGTTGTCCGACACCGCCGACGACGTGTTCGCGCTCGGCATGCTGGCTGCCGAATGGCTGCTCCCCGCAACGGATTTCACGATCGCTTCGGCGCGGCGCGCGAGCCTGATCGAGGTGCAGCGCGAGGTGCGCCGCACAGTGAACCTCAGCACCGTCCTGCCACGAGGGCTCGCGCGCCTGATCCACGCGATGCTCCACCCCGTCCCGGCCGAGCGTCCCACCATGCACGAGGTGGTCCGCGAATTCAGCGCCTGCTACGACGATGCGCTGGCAGCGCTCGAGCCGCGTCACGCCTCGGAACCGTATCTGGTCGTCTTCATGCCGACCTACGCGGATATCCAGCTGCGTGAGCTGCTGAGCGAGTCGGCGACGACGGAGGGCGGGAAAGAGGAACTGTCGACGGTGATCGAGCGGGATTTCAAGGGCGCAAAGGTCACCTACTCGAAAACCGGTGCTGCGAACTATCTGAGCGAGGGACAGTATCGCGAGGAAGCGACGACGGTGGTGTTCGGGCACGAGTTCGTGTGGTTCTGCTCGACATATTTCCGGGCGGGATTCGGCGGCCGGAAGTACATGGAGCAAGTGGCCGTCGTCCGGCATCCGGTTCCCCATTCCAAGATGTCTCCGCGGTTGCAGACCCTGCGTGAGACGGCGCCGCAACGGACGCTGTTCGCCGTCGAATCCGTGCCGATGGACATAGGCGGCGCAAAACTCGAGCAGATGAGTTCGGGCCGGCCTTCGTGGACGGAGCTGGTCGACCCGATCAAGGGCCTCGTCACCGAGGACGGCGCCGACAGCGTCGATTATCTGGACGCATTGGACCTGCTGCTCCAGTATCAGACCGGTTGCCGATATGCGCGCGAATATGCTTTCGTGCGCGAACGGGACGGGCAGCAGCGTGGGGGTGAGACCGTGCTCCGATGGGATCGCCACCGCGACACGAGACGCACCGACAATCTGGCGAATCCGCTCCATGTCAAGATCCGCAAGGACGACTACCTGCGGCCGGGCATGGCCGATTTCTTCGCCGAGGCGGACGAGAACGAGGATTCGTCACACATCATGATCGAGATCCGGCGCGATATCGCGGGACAGCCCGGCACCCGGCCGGAGGACCGGGTGGGCATCTATCGCTTCCTCAGTTTCCGCGGACAGGATCTGATCATCGTCGATTCCTACAATCTCCCGTTCATTCCCGATACGGGGTGGATCCGCCTCGCCGACGATCAGGCCCAGCAGACGGTCGAGAGGCGGCAGGCGGACGCCTATTTCGAGCTCGAGGGCAACCGGGCGCTGCTGTCCCAGCTCGTACACCCGCACGGTGGCTTCACCACCGGTGACAAATGGAACGACGCAGAACGACGCCTCGAGGGCGAAGGCGGGCGCGCCGTCAAAGCGATGCTCTCGCACGAACAGATGTTCGCCCTCCAGGGGCCACCCGGCACCGGGAAGACGGAAGTCACCTCGGAATCGGCCGCCGCGCTGCTCGAGCACGATCCCGGCGCCCGGCTGCTGATCTCCGCGCAATCGCACGACGCACTCGACAATCTCGCGGCGCGCGTCCTGCGAAAGGTCGGCGCCCTCGACCACGACGACCGCCCACAGCCCTGTGACTTCGTCGCAATCCGCGCCGGAAGCGATCTCTCGTTCCACAGTGTGTCGAAGACGATGGCCCAGTTCGCCGAAAACGAGGTGGCCAGGCGGCTCATCGGGGATATCGAGCATCGCGTCGCCGAGAACATCGCCACCGGGCGCGCGCACACCCAACGACTACAGGAGATCCTCGGTGAATGGGCAGCGTCGGTGGGCCGCAGCGATATCGAACTGATCCTCCGGATGCGGAAGGCCGCCAATCTGGTTTTCGCCACCACCGGCGCGGCCACTCGGGACCGCCTGGTACATCACGGCTCGCCGGAACCCTTCGACTGGGTACTCGTCGAGGAGGCGGCCAAGGCATGGCCCACCGAACTGATCATGCCGCTGGTCCGGGGCGTCCGGTGGAGCCTCATCGGGGATCAGGCACAGATCGGTGCCTACGGGCGCCAGGAAGTGGAGCGGTTCATCGACAGTTGCTACAACGACCCGAATCCGCGGGTGCTGGCGTGGGGTGAGAAGAAGGAACGCCTGCTCGAAGCCTTCGACACCTTCGGCCAGATGTTCACGGCGGGTACCGGTTCCGGTCGGCGCGCCACACCGGTCATGGAACTCACCGAACAGCGTCGGATGCATTCCTCGATCGCGTCCGTGGTGAGCCGCACGTTCTATGCGACGCGCGCCGCCGGTGCGCTGAAAACGGTTCGCCCCGACGTCGACCACGGCATCACGACACCCGAATTCCTGCGCGGCCGCGCGCTGGTGTGGATCGACACCGATCCCACGGAGCAGGCAATGGGGTTCTGGCACAACGACACCGAAGCGAAGATCGTCGCCGCGCTGGTGCGGGCGCTGGCGCCCCGGCTCGCGCTGTCCGACGCCGACGGCGGTGCCTCACTGGCGATCCTGACGCCGTACCGCGAACAGGTCGTCGAATTGCGGGGCCGGGTGAGCGAAGCCGCGAGCCGTGTATTCACCATCGACTCGTTCCAGGGTCGCGAGGCCGACATCGTGATCGCTTCGCTCGTTCGGGACCGGCAGAACAAGGCGGCGGATGCGCACAAGAGCATCGGGCACCTCGCCGACCCGGCGCGAACCAACGTCCTGATCAGTCGCGCCCGTACTCTGCTCGTCCTGGTCGGAAGGCTGCCGGTGTTCGAGTCGGTGGACAGCCCGCACTGGCACGAGATCACCGCCGCCGTACGGGAGATGCACGCCGATGTGCCACTGGAGAATACGGGGCTGGCCCAATGA